A region of the Cannabis sativa cultivar Pink pepper isolate KNU-18-1 chromosome 3, ASM2916894v1, whole genome shotgun sequence genome:
attttccctcagaaaattctctctgagccgccaccctctctctctctcttccttcactgtttcgaaatgtatgagtgctagagtagtgcccacacacatcaagtaatacctcaataatagtgaggaaggctgtgtagatttcagagacaacaaagaaggactttcaggctcagatcttgattatactctgctacagaaaggaatcaagggttagagatctgagtgggaggagacatatattccgctgcaatcactgtaagatttctgatactcttatgtgtttaatttcatatcgttttagaagttcatatttaggttgttaaatcaacatacttgtgagtagatctaagttcctggtaaaataacttccaacacaaCGATGATGTCTCCAGCCCTTTCTTCCTCAGCTCCGGTGACCATCCCGGTCTTGTTCTCGTGTCTACTGTCCTCAATGGTAGCAATTACCAATCGTGGAAACGTGGAATTATGATGGCCCTAGCTGCGAAGAACAAGCTTCACTTCATCGACGATTCTCTTCCTCGGCCTGAACCTGGTAACAATCTCCTAAACTCTTGGCTTCGCTGTAACAATATGGTGATGTCTTGGCTAGTAAATTTTTCGGTGCacaaaattcatatatttttctTGGTCAGTTTCAGCAACAATCCCCGATTTTTTCGCCACAGTAACAATCTCCAAATGTTTCGCAACAACAACAATCTCCGAATTTACCACAACAACGGCAGACTCGACAATTTGTCGAGATTTTATCTTCCCAGCAACCATGTTACCCATCACCGCCAGTATCGCAGGCTCAGGACAATGCACAAAATTTTGATCTTAACTTGAACACCACCGGCTCAAATTTTTTAGATGATATACTTGATGAAAACATTAATAACTAGTTTATGTTAATTTTAGTTATGTGtggatttatttaaatttttaattatgtttGTGCATTGTCCTGAGCCCGCCAGTATCGCAGGCTCAGGACAATGCACAAAATCCTGATCTTAACTTGAATACCACCGGCTCAAATTTTTTAGATGATATACTTGAtgagaacaataataattagtttatgttaattttagttatgtgtggatttatttaagtttttaattatgtttggatttatttaagttttaaattatgtttggattttaaagttttaaattatgtatggatgttaattatttaattgggttattattaattttaattttatttataatattaataaataaataaattagtataaatataaCCATTTATATTTatctgaaaaaaataaataaattataaattataaatataaatatatttatcattttttatttttttaataaaaaatactaataccGGCGAGAACCCACCGCTATTACTGTGTCAGAAATTAATTCTGACACATTAATTACCGGCAGGGCCCGCCGGTATTAGTCATTAATAGCAGTAGACGTGTCAGTCCGCCACTATTAATGACTAATATCGACGGGGTATTACTGGAGAGGCAATACCTTAATTGAAAAAGCTAGTTCTTATCATATCATATTATATCATAAAAGGTAAAATTGACAACTCATAGCATAAGTAAGAATGGAGTGCACCACAGTTTTGAGAAGGACTTCTCGACCACCTATAGAGAATATCTTTCCACTCCATGTGTGCATAAGTTTTCAAATCTTCTCTTTGATGTTGCTAAAGAGTTTCTTCTTATCTCTTCCGTAATACGATGGCAGACCaaagtatttttcatgacattccTGGATCGACATGGAGAGATGACGATGAAAGAAAACTTGGACTGCCAAAGTAGTGTTCGGGGAGAAAGACATGACAGATTTATCTGGATTGAGGATTTGACCAAAATGATAAGTATCCAGAAATCTTTTAATAGCAAATTAAATATTATCACCCTTTTTTATAcgttaatacataataaaattatttttttataataatttttatttttaatttttttaaaagtaaatgatatttaatttgtatttatttattaactattatctatatatctatatcatTACTTgttttacaataaaattaaataaaatgcgATAGAATAACTATATTAtgataaaagttatattttaagaAATATTATTAACAAGTCATTTATGAAAAGGGGGCACAACTTGTGTAAAAAATCCAGAAGACAAGTAATATTTATTCTGAAAAATTGCTAaaccaaaatttcaaaaactaaaTAACACATGAAGTCGTTAAGAAAAACTAAAGAACACTAATAAGTTCAAATTAAATTAccgtgaaaaaaaaagaagaagaagaaaataaacaaaaattggTAGTTACAGCACAATCTAAATTTGTTTACTCATCATTTCTTTATATAATGTTAAAAGCGGTGTATTTTTGGGATAGTTtttgtaaaagtaaaaattaggTCTGGCCCTCTTAGCCGCATTGATATTCTCCttcctcttttcttttttgtaaaGTCCCTCAAAATATTTAGGAGTACTAACAATGTGGATGTAATAATCTTCGAACACCTCCTTCCAGTTGATAAATGTTTTATCATGATGAGGACGAACATCGCATGTGCAGCATGGCATTTTTGTCTGCCAAAAATCGTTTTCTTTCTTATCATCACACAAAATCCTAAATTCTTTACAAGTGCACCCTAATCTGGCCACATCATTACCTGGAAGAAACTCCAAAATCTTCATCTTAAGATCTGGATGAAGTTCTATCAAGCACGGAAGACTCGAAAACCCGGCCTCTTCGCGAAGCTTTACCTTGAGAGGAAACGCAAGCTCATCTCTTACACTGGTCCAGAATTGTTCAAACCCATCACGGTGTTGTACTGATAATGGAAATCTAAGTATTGATTCCAGTTTAtgattgtaaaaaaataattgaaaaactaTTGATCCTTCTTCTTGTTTTGACTTGACAGAGACAGATAAACATTGTTCAAAACTTTCGAAATCCAACTCTACTGTTTGTGGTAATTTACTTTCATTCTTCTTCAAAATATCAGATAGAGTGTAGCAAAACGACACCGTTGAGGAAAAAGGTAGTTGATGAAACTTATGATTAATTTGATTTCCTGAAATTTGATCATATCCAACGAAATCAGATTCTAAAAAAACAGCATGAACCGTAATGGCCATGAGTTTGTGAATGTGATGATCATGATAATCAATATTTGGATAATCGGCTAATAATTCTTCTCTCTGTGTTTGGAAACAAATATGCTGACTTTTATAATAATCACTATCGTATGGTTTGATATCGATATTGATGTTTTCTTTGGTAGTCTTCttcttgtttttcttcttcttcatcatcttttCAATCTTCTTTTTGAACTCCAAATATTTATTCTTCTTGGTCATCTTTTTAATCTTCTTATTGAACTCCAAATTGTTCTTATTAAAAGTCTCGTCGTTTAAAAATTTGAGCATAACATATATGTCGTCTGGGGAGTACCATAACTCAAAAAGTGCTATCTTTCGTTTCCATTGGGTATCACGGTTGCACTTGATGCAAACTTTAAacttatcatcatcatcacccaTTTCTTTTCCTGAAAAAGGAAACATAATATTTATGGTTTTCTATATGAAAAGAGACCACtacttatgttttttttttgactacATGTATGttct
Encoded here:
- the LOC133035886 gene encoding uncharacterized protein LOC133035886; translation: MGDDDDKFKVCIKCNRDTQWKRKIALFELWYSPDDIYVMLKFLNDETFNKNNLEFNKKIKKMTKKNKYLEFKKKIEKMMKKKKNKKKTTKENINIDIKPYDSDYYKSQHICFQTQREELLADYPNIDYHDHHIHKLMAITVHAVFLESDFVGYDQISGNQINHKFHQLPFSSTVSFCYTLSDILKKNESKLPQTVELDFESFEQCLSVSVKSKQEEGSIVFQLFFYNHKLESILRFPLSVQHRDGFEQFWTSVRDELAFPLKVKLREEAGFSSLPCLIELHPDLKMKILEFLPGNDVARLGCTCKEFRILCDDKKENDFWQTKMPCCTCDVRPHHDKTFINWKEVFEDYYIHIVSTPKYFEGLYKKEKRKENINAAKRARPNFYFYKNYPKNTPLLTLYKEMMSKQI